The proteins below come from a single Tigriopus californicus strain San Diego chromosome 3, Tcal_SD_v2.1, whole genome shotgun sequence genomic window:
- the LOC131878649 gene encoding E3 ubiquitin-protein ligase SIAH1B-like: MVDTSSTSNSQVDESIDNLKAEVECPICQRVPRKAPVYQCKLGHLLCQDCYPKCQACPVCRTPLSKEKIRSILADKILMLVPRPCEFNDDGCQEEFLGPELDAHEAKCRHRWVCCVDIACGSVLRFHALLDHTQNLELHAQEDFRDNQESRFQSFLYVSEGNFQKECMWVCDRLKKCGFHFYRESYRTDDGCWQIWVVMAGTQEEAKRFQATIEIFTEDEILTHVGPVNYLPDTKEKLLDSALGLLLTDRIVKRFLRNDQLHYRITIREHEEIQVDPDNWSQIMVQKSEATLPSEQATLEPESRRPPSSKSGGSTRRKEKPSTRKQ, encoded by the exons ATGGTCGACACGTCGTCTACTTCGAACTCCCAAGTGGACGAATCCATTGACAATCTCAAGGCCGAGGTGGAATGCCCCATATGTCAAAGAGTTCCAAGAAAAGCGCCAGTTTACCAATGCAAGTTGGGCCATCTTCTTTGTCAAGATTGTTATCCAAAATGTCAAGCGTGTCCCGTTTGTCGAACGCCATTGAGCAAGGAGAAAATCCGTTCAATCCTGGCAGACAAG ATTTTGATGCTGGTCCCTAGGCCTTGTGAATTTAACGATGATGGCTGTCAGGAAGAGTTTTTGGGTCCTGAACTAGATGCACACGAGGCCAAGTGTCGCCACCGATGGGTGTGTTGTGTGGACATCGCATGCGGATCCGTTTTGCGGTTCCACGCTCTTTTGGACCACACTCAAAATCTAGAGCTTCATGCCCAAGAGGATTTCAGGGACAATCAAGAG TCTCGCTTTCAGTCATTTTTGTACGTGAGTGAgggcaattttcaaaaagaatgcATGTGGGTGTGCGATCGGTTAAAAAAGTGCGGCTTCCACTTTTATCGTGAGAGCTACCGAACGGACGACGGATGTTGGCAAATTTGGGTGGTTATGGCGGGTACTCAAGAGGAAGCTAAGAGGTTCCAGGCCACCATTGAAATCTTTACCGAG GATGAAATCTTGACTCATGTTGGACCAGTTAATTATCTGCCAGATACCAAAGAAAAGCTTTTAGACTCGGCTCTTGGGCTGCTGTTAACTGACAGGATAGTCAAACGGTTCTTGCGAAATGATCAGCTTCATTATCGAATCACAATCCGTGAGCATGAAGAGATCCAAGTTGATCCGGACAATTGGAGTCAAATCATGGTGCAGAAATCCGAGGCCACTTTGCCAAGCGAGCAAGCTACTTTAGAACCAGAAAGTAGAAGACCACCAAGCTCAAAATCTGGGGGAAGTACAAGGAGAAAGGAAAAGCCTTCAACTCGAAAACAATGA
- the LOC131878135 gene encoding NTF2-related export protein-like, whose translation MTRVCARERFSAHEQSKRYSLNLQLEKNEENGLDSYLPTSLRFNLEVCLSTDLARSLDQSGRKVFHFGDKHIDQTSHSILIDPETVPWSSQIGSIMISQGENDERQKKVIQACITAEEFTKHYFERIDTRRHTIGKLYLDSANLFWNGNKMTGPAEIQQFFLDKVPTTEHILTSLDAQPVLDSAVAGQTTISVQVCGGVKYLNHQNKPFQQTFLLTADNDKWKIVTDVFRCQEYSAKTQAQIS comes from the exons ATGACACGTGT ATGCGCACGAGAGCGCTTTTCGGCCCATGAACAATCTAAACGATATTCACTCAACCTCCAGCtagaaaaaaacgaagaaaatggCTTAGACTCTTATTTACCTACATCACTTAGGTTTAATTTGGAAGTTTGTCTCAGCACAGATCTCGCTAGATCCCTGGACCAAAGTGGAAGGAAGGTGTTCCATTTCGGGGACAAACATATCGATCAAACATCGCATTCCATTCTCATAG ATCCAGAAACAGTACCCTGGTCGTCCCAAATTGGTTCCATCATGATTTCTCAAGGGGAGAATGACGAACGCCAAAAGAAGGTGATCCAGGCTTGCATCACGGCTGAGGAGTTCACCAAGCATTATTTTGAACGAATCGATACACGGAGACACACCATTGGCAAGCTTTACTTGGATTCTGCCAATcttttttggaatggaaataaGATGACGG gCCCGGCGGAGATTcagcaattctttttggacaaagtCCCAACAACGGAGCACATATTGACCTCATTGGATGCCCAGCCCGTGTTGGACAGTGCTGTAGCCGGTCAAACGACGATCTCGGTGCAAGTTTGCGGCGGGGTCAAGTACCTGAACCATCAGAACAAACCTTTCCAACAAACGTTTCTCCTCACAGCCGATAATGATAAGTGGAAAATCGTGACAGACGTCTTCAGATGCCAAGAGTATTCAGCCAAGACCCAAGCCCAAATATCCTAA
- the LOC131878648 gene encoding uncharacterized protein LOC131878648 → MENIFLRCLVVLILHFPDLKVLDHDKVHEALLLMERTEMMPDLGPLQLTSYHGRTAEGCATNELEIVQKLCPNLELVHLCTTFEDTFIPLARLRKVQSLILDRVASLENFDIPLMAFGTKLVKLELKACNNFHSGTALHIRKFCPNLKYLSLEIDTTAPNSQANPDNLALGDGGNNNGGQQNIWALQNQVDDLQTKLNKLQVTMLSVMDKYGPMADLEVFQVRNLSMGSILILLPFMPNVRVLAFKYTQQAEDSASNITDDLFRKIFKKNEFKVLEEVSLWSGTVGATTADWFINNAPKLRKIHGLTRWDVSDEERMRIWRDGRNREPEIEIEL, encoded by the exons ATGGAGAACATATTCCTCCGCTGTCTTGTCGTATTGATCCTTCATTTTCCCGACTTGAAAGTATTGGATCATGACAAGGTTCACGAAGCTCTTCTACTCATGGAGAGGACAGAAATGATGCCAGATTTGGGTCCGCTCCAACTCACTTCCTACCATGGTCGAACTGCCGAAGGTTGTGCCACGAATGAGTTGGAAATAGTTCAGAAGCTCTGTCCCAATCTCGAGTTAGTACACCTCTGCACCACTTTCGAGGACACTTTCATACCCTTAGCCCGCCTCAGAAAGGTCCAATCTTTGATTTTGGACCGTGTGGCGTCCCTGGAAAACTTTGACATTCCTCTCATGGCATTTGGAACCAAGCTCGTGAAACTGGAACTCAAAGCGTGCAATAACTTCCATTCAGGGACCGCCTTACACATTCGCAAGTTCTGCCCTAATCTGAAGTACTTGTCCCTTGAAATCGACACCACGGCCCCTAATTCCCAAGCCAATCCTGACAACCTGGCACTTGGCGATGGTGGCAATAATAATGGAGGCCAACAGAATATCTGGGCACTCCAAAATCAAGTGGATGACCTTCAGACGAAGCTAAACAAACTCCAG GTGACAATGTTGAGCGTCATGGACAAATACGGGCCTATGGCCGACCTCGAGGTGTTCCAAGTTCGCAATCTAAGCATGGGCAGCATTCTCATCTTGCTGCCCTTCATGCCCAATGTGCGAGTTCTGGCCTTTAAGTACACTCAGCAAGCCGAGGACAGCGCCTCCAACATCACAGACGACCTTTTCCGGAAGATCTTCAAGAAAAACGAATTCAAG GTCCTGGAAGAGGTGTCCTTGTGGAGTGGAACCGTTGGCGCCACAACAGCGGATTGGTTCATAAATAATGCGCCCAAATTGCGCAAAATTCACGGATTAACCCGATGGGATGTATCCGATGAGGAACGTATGAGGATTTGGCGTGATGGGCGTAATCGCGAGCCTGAGATCGAAATTGAATTGTAA
- the LOC131878650 gene encoding uncharacterized protein LOC131878650 translates to MGRKVVTLQALSSKSVERVIRNACDRNWDPMCHELEALSQEQKKRGLAIREYVADIPVAEIDEIFRRVMTYNGESEAKVSPMDIWVLIHPLTKSIVFQSSSKEPIRGTQKALLESLHRCKYLEVLDINSMTV, encoded by the exons ATGG GACGGAAAGTCGTCACTCTCCAAGCTCTTAGTTCCAAATCTGTGGAAAGAGTGATTCGCAATGCTTGCGATCGGAATTGGGACCCTATGTGCCATGAATTGGAAGCTTTAAGTCAGGAGCAGAAGAAAAGAGGGTTGGCAATACGGGAATATGTGGCAGATATCCCTGTTGCGGAAATTGACGAGATCTTTCGCCGGGTTATGACCTACAATGGGGAATCCGAGGCCAAG GTTTCTCCGATGGATATATGGGTATTGATTCATCCCCTCACAAAGTCAATCGTATTCCAATCATCAAGCAAAGAGCCAATCCGAGGTACGCAAAAGGCCTTGTTAGAATCTCTTCATCGATGCAAATACCTGGAAGTCTTGGACATCAATTCTATGACCGTTTAA
- the LOC131878647 gene encoding uncharacterized protein LOC131878647 translates to MEEERSGYMATLDKLTFNSRPVIVTLTELAHESKQPSVIAKCIVERIRKINPERKLPSLYLMDSIVKNHGLKFKDLFEPFLVDVFAWVFEANEDVKIRTALYKLRCTWNDVFGAKALFHLDTRIKKHFDPKWPIANPAIGQELANPTKIHINPNYFKKGTIENLDEESKKLDEEVRRKQDELKRIQLKRMEMQLEQERKLMEQQMKGLKSASSTPAVKDIVKEDSTQVQKPNSEETTKRSKDPRLKSKATLPVPVSSSEVTKQDQPPVESKPNPVRKTPPPPQIRNDFKGSNAPLKANRPDEKSPKKSSSSSSSSSSSKRSGPSSSSSRSSSNKKNESSSKKVKVDRSPSRTPSPLDANEGPVKKFKIPKKSGGSSQKKRSPSPSFKEEGPFAEFNKGRRMDGTKGTKRRGSALSKNGSPKDKKPKANASTNNQDLFGDDHSLPPNDSNVGWAKFKESNPDEYRTPLRDSDRDRTPNQEPDRRFPGGRNSFRGRGGFNMPRNHGDRPPGGNGPMGAASPFFPSNQFAGDSATNNFVGEAFPNFDNFMHTVSQTDPHIVETQIIPSIIHQAREGLEQARLSQEQFSHLMRQVMSLKEAAMMAQADKRHHQAEGKENSGNRNGGVMAPWSAPNLPGGPGPFPGPPMANMGPRPPSAPGPFNGMHGPVPPMMGGPNNLLPAKSRLDLPFPSEEDLKAIEADPYKSLPIDNCPREIRFYGEMATCVMDENDVRDLSFQGDDGLRRVIVDQGLVTVSLKLDVTEYTDFNLDGMQHKIKLGAPTRELWIDGQGYQCYFDKAISVKLGPNLHEFFLEGPPPRVRIGEHPRPDLCAGYVRLIINGDLNNAVRLFLDPKPQRVDIMGKPHVLRFVEGLRTLLINGHPFRTEFGGMPIVIYVNGQKQYLRLPSLPQGVKLGQIRVIGLVPPEELEQAQHVQGFRPGGPAPPSPPSNSNGPMAGFDSEGVSSAFDKLLPLFRGFDGKTESNRDVDTMSESSYKCDQEVTTADSGAAKPGNPAPSPAVNVHNLWSQLLGAGLVSTGNGDDKKSTSTNGGIPGLDTPKAPVASNIKIKEEDAKLEKSNKNKDKPENQVHEEKVIVVKKIVFKSHHKTMKERQQGLINQLYDPAALQCKNCGLRFSPGDMISYSQHLDWHFRMNRREKDNARKAQSRKWYFERMDWIISDEIEVAEDKDLTEAELRGSANTSPEPEKIPTVPVSEDSVKREGEGSCSICKEEFDQFFKEGTDDDDDGKWHYRNAILVEDEGIFHPQCHADKANSQHNFLIDESFHEEDEEEEEEKKPSTTVAESDVPMDEPVVMAEAPEKDLPTETEPEVKLEPDQEMTDVSDKVPEEDTTVPIESEVQPESELSAVLVKEERPCSPSTEASEAVETVKPELSEAEVKVEPPKEESEGVESQTATELSEETNEKEPQPEEASQAPPATAVSPSHDTSLEDSSMIAPSMSQEPMGPKPGIRINITSQVDLERRESVVSNHSDKESAENSEFDPEAIVQEAKLNLDVLKPKLKDRKFTELPPQNRGQELSGLCLIM, encoded by the exons ATGGAGGAAGAACGCTCCGGATACATGGCCACGTTGGACAAATTGACCTTCAACAGTCGTCCGGTGATCGTGACCTTGACCGAACTGGCCCACGAGTCCAAACAGCCAAGTGTGATCGCCAAATGCATCGTGGAACGCATCCGAAAG ATCAATCCCGAGCGAAAGTTGCCCTCGCTCTACTTGATGGACTCTATTGTGAAGAATCACGgtctcaagttcaaagatctCTTTGAGCCGTTCTTGGTGGATGTGTTTGCTTGGGTCTTTGAGGCCAACGAGGACGTCAAGATTCGAACAGCCTTGTATAAGCTACGATGCACCTGGAACGACGTCTTCGGTGCCAAGGCCCTCTTCCACTTGGACACGAGGATCAAGAAGCATTTTGACCCCAAATGGCCGATTGCAAACCCGGCCATTGGCCAAGAGCTAGCCAATCCCACCAAAATTCACATCAACCCCAACTATTTCAAGAAG GGCACGATTGAAAACTTGGATGAGGAAAGCAAAAAGTTGGACGAGGAGGTCCGCCGGAAGCAGGACGAACTCAAACGAATCCAGCTTAAGCGCATGGAAATGCAATTGGAACAGGAGCGCAAACTCATGGAACAACAGATGAAG GGATTGAAGAGCGCTTCCTCAACACCGGCTGTGAAAGATATTGTCAAAGAAGATTCAACTCAG GTCCAAAAACCAAACTCTGAAGAGACCACCAAACGAAGCAAAGATCCTCGACTGAAGAGCAAGGCCACTCTTCCTGTCCCTGTATCAAGCTCGGAGGTGACCAAACAAGATCAGCCCCCTGTCGAAAGCAAACCTAATCCCGTGAGAAAGACTCCTCCACCACCTCAGATTCggaatgatttcaaaggatCCAATGCTCCTTTGAAGGCCAATCGCCCAGACGAGAAATCACCCAAGAAatcatcgtcttcttcgtcgtcgtcctcatcatcTAAAAGAAGTGGaccttcgtcgtcgtcgtcaagATCATCGAGTAACAAGAAGAATGAATCCTCTTCAAAGAAGGTCAAGGTTGATCGATCTCCATCAAGAACCCCGAGCCCTTTGGATGCGAACGAAGGTCCggtcaagaaattcaagatcCCCAAAAAGTCTGGAGGTTCATCGCAGAAGAAGAGATCGCCTTCGCCCTCATTTAAAGAAGAGGGTCCTTTTGCGGAATTCAACAAAGGTCGCCGAATGGACGGAACCAAAGGCACCAAAAGACGTGGCTCCGCCTTGTCCAAGAATGGCTCGCCCAAGGACAAGAAGCCCAAAGCTAATGCTTCCACCAACAATCAAGA cTTATTCGGGGATGACCACTCGTTGCCCCCAAACGACAGCAATGTGGGATGGGCCAAGTTCAAGGAATCTAATCCGGATGAGTACCGCACACCTCTGAGGGATTCAGACCGAGATCGCACGCCTAACCAAGAGCCGGATCGGCGATTTCCCGGAGGTCGCAATTCATTCCGCGGTCGAGGCGGTTTCAACATGCCCAGAAATCACGGGGACCGACCTCCCGGTGGAAATGGTCCCATGGGAGCAGCATCGCCTTTCTTTCCAAGCAATCAATTCGCAGGCGATAGCGCGACTAACAACTTCGTTGGCGAAGCCTTCCCGAACTTTGACAACTTCATGCACACTGTCAGTCAAACGGATCCGCATATTGTGGAGACCCAAATCATTCCCAGCATCATCCATCAAGCCCGGGAAGGCCTCGAGCAAGCCCGACTCAGCCAGGAGCAATTCTCGCATCTCATGCGGCAAGTGATGAGCTTGAAGGAGGCGGCCATGATGGCCCAAGCGGACAAACGCCACCACCAAGCCGAAGGCAAGGAGAACTCGGGCAACCGTAATGGAGGCGTCATGGCCCCTTGGTCCGCTCCCAATCTCCCCGGGGGCCCTGGACCATTCCCCGGACCTCCCATGGCCAATATGGGACCCCGACCACCCAGCGCTCCCGGACCTTTTAACGGAATGCACGGCCCTGTTCCACCCATGATGGGCGGACCTAACAACCTACTGCCTGCCAAGAGCCGACTGGACCTTCCCTTCCCGTCTGAGGAGGACCTAAAGGCCATCGAAGCCGACCCCTACAAGAGTCTGCCCATAGACAACTGTCCGCGTGAGATCCGCTTCTACGGCGAGATGGCCACGTGTGTGATGGATGAGAATGACGTCCGAGACTTGTCATTCCAAGGTGACGACGGTTTGAGGCGTGTGATAGTCGACCAAGGCCTCGTGACCGTCAGTCTAAAATTGGATGTAACTGAATACACTGATTTCAATCTCGATGGCATGCAGCATAAAATAAAGCTAGGTGCACCCACAAGAGAGCTTTGGATAGATGGCCAGGGCTACCAGTGTTACTTTGACAAGGCCATAAGCGTAAAGTTAGGCCCCAATTTGCACGAGTTCTTTCTCGAAGGCCCTCCCCCGCGGGTCCGAATCGGGGAACACCCCAGACCCGATCTGTGTGCCGGATACGTCCGCTTGATCATTAACGGGGATCTGAACAATGCCGTACGCTTGTTCCTCGACCCCAAGCCTCAAAGGGTGGATATCATGGGCAAACCCCACGTACTCCGGTTTGTCGAGGGCCTTCGAACTCTCCTCATTAATGGGCATCCATTTAGAACAGAGTTCGGGGGCATGCCCATCGTCATCTATGTCAACGGACAGAAGCAATATCTCCGACTCCCATCTTTGCCTCAGGGGGTCAAACTTGGGCAGATTAGGGTGATTGGACTTGTCCCACCCGAGGAACTCGAGCAAG CTCAACACGTCCAAGGCTTCCGCCCAGGGGGTCCAGCACCCCCTTCACCTCCATCGAATAGCAACGGACCCATGGCAGGGTTCGACTCCGAAGGCGTCTCTTCGGCTTTCGACAAGCTACTCCCACTGTTCCGAGGCTTTGATGGCAAGACCGAGTCCAATCGAGATGTGGACACCATGTCCGAATCATCTTACAAATGCGATCAAGAAGTCACAACTGCCGATTCAGGCGCCGCCAAACCTGGCAATCCTGCCCCATCGCCCGCTGTTAACGTTCACAACCTTTGGAGTCAACTTTTGGGTGCGGGTTTGGTTTCCACTGGGAACGGCGATGACAAGAAGAGCACCTCCACCAATGGAGGCATCCCTGGATTGGACACGCCCAAAGCTCCAGTGGCATCCAATATCAAGATCAAGGAAGAGGATGCTAAGCTGGAGaagagcaacaaaaacaaggacaAACCTGAGAACCAAGTCCACGAGGAGAAGGTGATAGTCGTCAAGAAGATCGTCTTCAAGTCGCATcacaaaacaatgaaaga ACGTCAACAAGGGTTGATCAATCAATTATATGACCCTGCTGCACTACAGTGCAAGAATTGCGGTCTTCGCTTCTCTCCTGGAGACATGATTTCCTACTCACAACACTTGGACTGGCATTTCCGCATGAATCGACGCGAAAAAGACAACGCTCGGAAGGCCCAAAGTCGCAAATGGTATTTCGAGCGCATGGATTGGATCATTTCCGACGAGATTGAAGTGGCCGAAGacaaag ATCTGACTGAAGCCGAATTGCGTGGCTCGGCAAACACGTCGCCCGAACCCGAAAAAATTCCCACTGTCCCTGTTTCCGAGGACTCTGTGAAACGCGAGGGTGAGGGCAGTTGTTCCATTTGCAAGGAGGAATTTGATCAATTCTTCAAGGAAGGCAcggacgatgacgacgacggaAAATGGCATTACCGAAATGCCATCCTCGTCGAAGATGAAGGCATTTTCCACCCTCAATGTCACGCGGACAAGGCCAACAGCCAACATAACTTCCTCATCGATGAGAGCTTccacgaagaagacgaagaggaggaagaggaaaaaaaaccttcgacCACCGTGGCCGAGAGCGATGTACCCATGGATGAACCCGTGGTCATGGCGGAAGCACCGGAGAAAGACCTCCCAACTGAGACCGAACCCGAGGTGAAACTTGAGCCCGATCAAGAAATGACAGATGTCTCCGACAAAGTCCCCGAAGAAGACACTACTGTTCCCATCGAGTCCGAGGTTCAACCTGAGTCAGAGTTGTCCGCGGTTTTGGTGAAAGAGGAACGACCCTGTTCTCCATCCACAGAAGCCTCTGAGGCGGTTGAGACTGTGAAGCCGGAACTTTCAGAAGCGGAGGTCAAGGTCGAACCTCCCAAAGAAGAATCTGAGGGAGTGGAAAGTCAAACTGCGACTGAACTGTCAGAAGAGACCAACGAAAAAGAGCCCCAACCGGAGGAAGCTTCACAAGCTCCTCCTGCCACTGCCGTTTCGCCCTCTCATGATACTTCTTTGGAGGATTCGTCCATGATAGCGCCTAGTATGTCTCAAGAACCCATGGGTCCAAAACCCGGCATCCGGATTAATATCACATCGCAAGTGGATCTTGAGCGACGAGAAAGTGTGGTATCCAATCATTCGGACAAGGAAAGTGCAGAGAATTCAGAATTTGATCCCGAGGCTATCGTACAAGAGGCTAAATTGAACTTGGATGTCCTCAAGCCGAAATTGAAGGACAGAAAATTCACAGAACTACCACCCCAGAATCGAGGCCAAGAGCTGTCAGGTTTATGTTTGATTATGTaa